In the Artemia franciscana chromosome 1, ASM3288406v1, whole genome shotgun sequence genome, one interval contains:
- the LOC136029704 gene encoding ubiquitin carboxyl-terminal hydrolase MINDY-3-like — MSRLKSIFQGLNNVIWGPNISLEVIESWSGGFSFSKQCPAALVQETGGPCSMLAPLQAFLLKNLWYMCGTFEASEETVEVAFVKALEEILIQACSNHQLVTVVSLEDNTEGDATRTANNEIETDIHSFQSRLVIEEIKIPELNKKLSHCVRHLKSKFGILCFLYSVILTRGIEVLQEDMAESCEPLIEPVHAHGSQALINLFITGRAVTNVWNGDVNIEGFILKGIVEQSSIGYLSLMEHLKYLSVGSYLKSPLNPVWVISSETHLTVVFSPDKKLVSEETPCEKAFRIFQSFNPDGDKFISSDMLGNVLREIGLESDPNYVALMKTKLDPEGLGVILLPAFMDEYFPKRTRSVPDKFEIYHWNGLSKSNKDGVVTLKHGIALTTESDLNYKDDLDRLKVVLRTKWQSIELLWDSVLPLID; from the exons GTTTTAGCTTTTCCAAGCAATGTCCTGCTGCCCTTGTTCAAGAAACGGGTGGCCCCTGTTCCATGCTTGCCCCTCTTCAAGCATTTTTGTTAAAGAATTTATGGTATATGTGTGGCACATTTGAA GCTTCAGAGGAGACTGTTGAAGTTGCGTTTGTCAAAGCTCTAGAAGAAATTCTTATTCAGGCATGTTCAAATCACCAACTCGTCACCGTAGTTTCTTTAGAAGATAATACGGAGGGAGATGCGACTAGAACAGCTAACAATGAAATAGAAACGGATATTCATTCGTTTCAATCGAGACTTGTAATTGAAGAGATCAAAATCCCGgaattgaacaaaaaattaagcCATTGTGTTAGACATCTTAAGAGCAAGTTTGGAATATTGTGCTTCCTTTACTCTGTCATTTTAACTCGTGGCATTGAAGTGTTGCAGGAAGATATGGCGGAGAGCTGTGAACCTTTAATAGAGCCAGTTCATGCTCATGGCTCTCAAGCgcttattaatttatttattacaggAAGAGCGGTCACAAATGTTTGGAACGGTGATGTGAATATAGAAGGATTTATTCTTAAAGGAATTGTTGAGCAATCTTCCATTGGTTATCTATCCCTTATGGaacatttaaaatacttgaGTGTAGGGAGTTACTTGAAATCTCCATTGAACCCTGTTTGGGTGATTAGCTCAGAAACCCACTTAACAGTTGTATTTTCCCCAGATAAGAAGCTAGTTTCAGAAGAAACTCCTTGTGAGAAAGCCTttagaatttttcagagttttaatCCTGATGGTGATAAATTCATTTCTAGTGATATGCTTGGAAATGTGCTTAGAGAAATTGGCCTTGAATCAGATCCGAACTATGTTGCTCTAATGAAAACAAAGCTCGATCCAGAAGGCCTCGGGGTCATACTCCTACCAGCATTTATGGACGAATATTTCCCTAAGAGGACAAGATCAGTACCtgataaatttgaaatctaTCATTGGAATGGTCTCTCCAAATCAAACAAAGATGGCGTTGTAACCTTAAAGCATGGAATTGCCCTCACAACTGAAAGTGATTTAAACTATAAAGATGATTTGGATAGACTTAAAGTGGTATTGCGTACAAAGTGGCAATCCATTGAACTCTTATGGGATTCAGTTCTAccattaattgattaa